The following coding sequences lie in one Ostrea edulis chromosome 8, xbOstEdul1.1, whole genome shotgun sequence genomic window:
- the LOC125661375 gene encoding starch-binding domain-containing protein 1-like: protein MGENTTVEFVWVHFTTHYITHEDNHTLAISGSIPQLGSWNIEQAAVAAENPKHPGEWITSIEIPADSRFEWKWVVISRDTMSVCRWEESSNRVTELDGKYYKCHAPWNNNAEYEIIPNVPGMYVSILCLSCFDIPILTNH, encoded by the exons ATGGGCGAGAATACAACAGTGGAATTTGTCTGGGTTCATTTCACGACCCACTATATCACTCACGAAGACAACCACACGCTGGCCATCAGTGGATCCATTCCACAACTGGGATCGTGGAATATTGAGCAAGCTGCTGTAGCAG CTGAAAATCCAAAACATCCTGGAGAATGGATTACCTCCATCGAGATTCCCGCTGATTCAAGATTTGAATGGAAGTGGGTCGTGATTTCACGGGACACGATGTCAGTATGCAGATGGGAGGAGAGCTCAAATCGGGTCACGGAACTTGACGGAAAGTATTACAAATGTCACGCCCCCTGGAACAACAATGCAGAGTATGAGATTATTCCAAATGTTCCTGGTATGTATGTTTCAATTTTATGCCTATCGTGTTTTGATATTCCGATTCTAACTAATCATTAA